In Cellulomonas sp. Y8, the genomic stretch GGTCGAGCCGCCCGGCGCATGACCGTCACGAGGGCGGTCGCGCTGGTGCTGGCGTTCGTCCTCACCGCCGTGCTCGGGGGCGTGCTCGCCGCGGCGCTGGTGCTGCCGACCGTGGCCGTCGCGAACGGCACCACCGACCTCGCGGTCGAGGCCTTCGAGGACCTGCCGTCGGAGATCGAGCGGCAGCCGCTGTCCGAGCGGTCCACGGTCCTCGCGTCCGACGGCGCCACCGTCCTGGCGACGTTCTGGGCGGAGAACCGGGTGGTGGTCCCGCTGACGGCGGTCGCCGAGCCGCTGCAGCAGGCGGTCATCGCCATCGAGGACAAGCGGTTCTACCAGCACGGCGGCATCGACCCGGAGGGCATGGTCCGCGCCCTCGTCCGCAACCTGCAGTCGTCGGGCCGGACCGAGGGCGCCTCCACGCTCACCCAGCAGTACGTGAAGAACGTCCTGATCGAGCAGGCCGTCCGCGCGGGCGACCCGGCCGGCGCCGACGCCGCACGCGAGGCGAGCGGACCCGAGGGCTACGCGCGCAAGCTCCGCGAGGCCAAGCTCGCGATCGCGCTCGAGAAGGAGATGACGAAGGACCAGATCCTCGAGGCGTACCTGAACATCGCCCAGTTCGGCGTGAACACGTACGGCGTCGAGGCGGCGGCGCGCCGGTACTTCAGCAAGCCCGCCGCGGAGGTGACGTACCTGGAGGCGGCGACCATCGCCGCCGTGACGCAGAGCCCGACGGCCTACGACCCGGTGCGCAACCCCGAGGCGGCGCAGGAACGGCGCGACCTCGTGCTCCGGCTCATGCGCGAGCAGGGGTACCTGACCGCCGACGAGCTCGCGGCGGGGCTGGCGACGCCGCTCGCCGGCACGCTGCTCGTCGACACCCGGCCCGTCGGCTGCATGGCAGCGGAGACCGCCGTGCCCGGCTCCGGCTACTTCTGCGACTACGTGACCAAGGTGATCCGGAACGACCCGGCGTTCGGGGCGACCGAGGCCGAGCGGGTCGACCGGCTGTACCGCGGCGGGCTGACCATCACGACGACCCTCGACCCGCGGGAGCAGACGCTCGCCGCCGCCGCGGTGCAGGCCGGCGTGCCCGCGGACGACCCGTCCGGGGTCGCGACGGCACTGGTCACGGTGGAGCCCGGCACCGGGAAGATCACCTCGATGGCGCAGAACCGCCGGTACAACAACACCGAGGACCACGGGGACCGCGAGACCGCCGTCAACTACAGCACCGACTTCGCGTACGGCGGGGGCAGCGGGTTCCCGCCCGGGTCGACGTTCAAGCCGTTCACCCTGGCCGAGTGGCTGAAGGAGGGGCACAGCCTGTCGGAGCGGGTGAACGGCACCCGGTTCTCGTACCGGTTCAGCGAGTTCCGGACCTCGTGCACCCGGCTCGACCCCCGCACCGAGTACCGGTTCGCGAACGCCGAGGGCCCGCGGTCCGGCGGGGTGATGAGCGTGCTCGACGCCACCCGGAACTCCGTGAACTCCGGCTACATCGCGATGGCCTCGCAGATCGACATCTGCGGGGTGTTCGACACCGCGACCGCCCTCGGCATCCACAAGCCCGGCGGCTCGTCCGGCGAGGGCCCGTTCGACCCGCTGCCCGCCAACGTCCTCGGGTCGAACTCGGTCTCCCCGCTGTCGATGGCGGCCGCGTTCGCGGCGTTCGCGAACAGCGGGACCTACTGCGTGCCGGTGGCGATCCTCTCCGTGACGGACACCGACGGGCAGGCGATGCCCGTGCCGCCGGGCGGCTGCACGCCGGGCGCCCTCGAGCCCCGGGTCGCCGACGCCGTGACGTACGCGCTGCAGAACGTGTGGAGCGGGACCGCGGCCACCGACCCGCCGCCGTTCCCCTCGGCCGGCAAGACCGGGACGACGTCCCACAACGAGCACACCTGGTTCGTCGGCTACACGCCGCTGCGGGCGACCGCGGTGTGGGTCGGCTTCGCGGACCGGATGCTCCCCATGCAGCGCATCACGATCAACGGGCGGTACATCCGGAACGTGTTCGGGTCCTCGGTCGCGGTGCCCATCTGGAAGTCGTTCATGATCCCGGCGCTGGACGGGCAGGCGGTGCCCGGGTTCGCGCCCCCGGGCCAGGACGAGGTGCTCGGCAAGCAGCTGCCGGTGCCGCGGGTGGTCGGGCGGGACGTCGCCGGGGCCCAGTCCGCGCTGCTGCGCGCCGGGTTCCGGGTGTCGGTCGCGGCCGCCGTGCCCGACCCCGCGCCCGCCGGCACCGTGCTCCGGCAGAGCCCGTCCGGGACCGCCACCGCCGGTGCCACGGTGACGATCGTGCCCTCGGCGGGACCGGCGCCCGCGCCGCCCCCGGCGGCGGCGCCCGCCGCTCCCCCGGCGCCGCCCTGACGTCCGGGACCGCCCCCGGGCGGAGCGGCGGGTCCGCCTGCGGGATGACCGGCCGGCGGGCACGACCGTCCCCCGAGCCGACGCGCCAGCGCGGGCCCGGATCCTAGCGTCGAGGGCATGGACGGCACCCCGCTCACCAGCACCCCGCCGCGCACGCCCGAGCGCCGGCTGCTCGGCGCGCT encodes the following:
- a CDS encoding penicillin-binding protein, with the protein product MTVTRAVALVLAFVLTAVLGGVLAAALVLPTVAVANGTTDLAVEAFEDLPSEIERQPLSERSTVLASDGATVLATFWAENRVVVPLTAVAEPLQQAVIAIEDKRFYQHGGIDPEGMVRALVRNLQSSGRTEGASTLTQQYVKNVLIEQAVRAGDPAGADAAREASGPEGYARKLREAKLAIALEKEMTKDQILEAYLNIAQFGVNTYGVEAAARRYFSKPAAEVTYLEAATIAAVTQSPTAYDPVRNPEAAQERRDLVLRLMREQGYLTADELAAGLATPLAGTLLVDTRPVGCMAAETAVPGSGYFCDYVTKVIRNDPAFGATEAERVDRLYRGGLTITTTLDPREQTLAAAAVQAGVPADDPSGVATALVTVEPGTGKITSMAQNRRYNNTEDHGDRETAVNYSTDFAYGGGSGFPPGSTFKPFTLAEWLKEGHSLSERVNGTRFSYRFSEFRTSCTRLDPRTEYRFANAEGPRSGGVMSVLDATRNSVNSGYIAMASQIDICGVFDTATALGIHKPGGSSGEGPFDPLPANVLGSNSVSPLSMAAAFAAFANSGTYCVPVAILSVTDTDGQAMPVPPGGCTPGALEPRVADAVTYALQNVWSGTAATDPPPFPSAGKTGTTSHNEHTWFVGYTPLRATAVWVGFADRMLPMQRITINGRYIRNVFGSSVAVPIWKSFMIPALDGQAVPGFAPPGQDEVLGKQLPVPRVVGRDVAGAQSALLRAGFRVSVAAAVPDPAPAGTVLRQSPSGTATAGATVTIVPSAGPAPAPPPAAAPAAPPAPP